The Astyanax mexicanus isolate ESR-SI-001 chromosome 24, AstMex3_surface, whole genome shotgun sequence genome has a segment encoding these proteins:
- the LOC103030244 gene encoding zinc finger protein 180, translated as MAESPFSMACAGKMAHLETLNSFFCERLMAVAAEIFQAVKDTLSEYQEELERNKQEVIYLRKMLAEVSISSVADVPTIQADGTILEQPSCHQDPLDSEPSVIQVKLELSNAEQDPEPQQPLSDCVPSCCVPVDAETPQEPPQHRAVDMEDEVEEACATLESHIAVKLERPDSQTFCADEMNPCLVQNESLWNQFRPVDDEPGPHRSSQCDFAHHAFHLQSLPTENVFPHKVSEKPSRGGHMKTRRGAHHKTRAFRCDLCGKCYSTSYALKLHLRTHTGERPFTCKFCIKTFNQKAHAKVHERIHTGEKPYSCSACGKHFNRTYQVKVHIRNYHPDQVATIIKSRQ; from the exons ATGGCAGAGAGTCCGTTCTCCATGGCCTGCGCCGGAAAAATGGCTCATCTGGAGACGCTGAACTCGTTCTTCTGCGAGCGCCTGATGGCCGTGGCCGCGGAGATCTTCCAGGCGGTGAAGGACACGCTGTCCGAGTACCAGGAGGAGCTGGAGCGGAACAAGCAGGAGGTTATTTATCTCAGGAAaatgctagctgaggttagcatcAGCAGCGTAGCAG ATGTACCGACCATCCAGGCTGACGGCACTATTCTCGAACAGCCGAGCTGTCACCAAGACCCACTGGACTCAGAACCATCAGTAATCCAAGTAAAGCTGGAGCTCAGTAATGCAGAGCAGGACCCTGAACCACAGCAGCCACTGAGTGACTGCGTACCCTCCTGCTGTGTCCCTGTAGATGCTGAAACACCTCAAGAGCCGCCTCAGCACAGAGCTGTCGACATGGAGGATGAGGTAGAAGAAGCGTGTGCGACTTTGGAGTCGCACATCGCTGTCAAACTAGAGCGCCCTGACTCACAAACGTTCTGTGCAGACGAGATGAACCCCTGCCTGGTCCAGAACGAAAGCTTGTGGAACCAGTTCAGGCCTGTCGATGATGAGCCAGGCCCGCACCGTTCTTCCCAGTGTGACTTCGCTCATCACGCGTTTCACTTGCAGAGCTTGCCTACGGAGAATGTGTTTCCTCATAAGGTGTCTGAAAAGCCTTCCAGAGGTGGGCATATGAAGACACGAAGGGGAGCGCACCATAAAACCAGAGCTTTCCGCTGTGATCTGTGCGGAAAGTGCTACAGCACTTCATATGCGCTTAAACTCCACCTGAGGACTCACACAGGAGAGCGGCCATTTACCTGCAAGTTCTGCATCAAGACATTTAATCAGAAAGCACACGCCAAGGTGCACGAGAGGATCCACACAGGGGAGAAACCGTATAGCTGTTCAGCATGCGGAAAACATTTCAATCGGACGTATCAAGTCAAAGTGCACATTCGAAATTATCACCCTGACCAGGTGGCTACTATTATCAAGAGTCGGCAATAA
- the LOC103046766 gene encoding adult enhancer factor 1 produces the protein MNKMESLNSFFIERLMSVAGEICAAVKEAVCEYQEEVERTKQENQRLKEILTEITVCINTQAQRAADLQLPRADGDPPEQNSDQRPLDSHLSELQLNLELSTTEQDPDPRPPLNNVSASSSAFVHGPDPASQAVRQEFQNFSQEPLDTNPPIIQVKEELPCSLRIMHQNTEAHKPLNNPLSPSSSPSAAAVYNEEPPQHPFRDIVKEEIGAEGPHTSESTIKLEPWDSQGVCSDNGTVVQTENLSENHLEALREGPDSIPSLQYTVQSDNVPQSQSPAGLFCCRYCRKSFKSRGQLKQHMVVHQKYRPYRCDVCGKSYSYAQVLEIHYRTHTGERPYNCRFCGRSFRQRSHLTDHERIHTGEKPYSCTVCGKRFIQSSQVKKHFRNLHQRTVYQK, from the exons ATGAATAAAATGGAGAGTTTAAACTCTTTCTTTATAGAGAGGTTAATGAGTGTGGCCGGGGAGATATGTGCCGCGGTTAAAGAGGCGGTGTGTGAGTATCAGGAGGAGGTGGAGAGAACTAAACAGGAGAACCAGCGGCTGAAGGAGATTCTGACTGAGATCACCGTCTGTATCAACACCCAGGCTCAGAGAGCCGCAG ATCTACAGCTACCTCGTGCTGATGGAGATCCTCCAGAGCAGAACTCAGACCAAAGACCACTGGACTCACATCTGTCAGAATTACAGCTGAACCTGGAACTTTCCACCACTGAGCAAGACCCTGATCCACGGCCACCATTGAATAATGTATCTGCAAGCAGCTCTGCCTTTGTTCATG GTCCAGATCCAGCCAGTCAAGCTGTTCGTCAGGAGTTCCAAAACTTCAGCCAGGAGCCACTGGACACAAATCCCCCAATTATACAAGTAAAAGAGGAGCTTCCATGCTCTCTCAGAATAATGCATCAGAATACTGAAGCCCACAAACCATTGAACAACCCACTATCCCCATCATCCTCTCCCTCTGCAGCAGCAGTATATAATGAGGAACCTCCTCAGCATCCTTTCAGAGACATTGTGAAGGAAGAAATCGGTGCTGAAGGTCCACATACCTCTGAATCTACAATCAAATTGGAACCGTGGGACTCGCAGGGTGTCTGCTCTGATAACGGAACCGTAGTACAAACCGAAAATCTATCAGAGAACCATCTGGAAGCTTTAAGGGAAGGTCCCGACAGCATCCCTTCTCTTCAGTATACAGTTCAATCTGATAATGTTCCTCAGAGCCAGAGCCCTGCAGGTCTTTTCTGCTGCAGGTACTGTCGAAAATCCTTCAAAAGTCGTGGGCAGCTGAAGCAGCACATGGTCGTGCATCAGAAGTACAGGCCTTACCGCTGCGACGTGTGTGGAAAGTCCTACAGTTACGCACAAGTGCTGGAGATCCACTACAGGACCCACACTGGAGAGAGACCGTACAACTGTCGCTTCTGTGGCCGGTCCTTCAGACAGAGAAGTCACCTGACTGACCACGAAAGAATTCATACCGGGGAAAAGCCATATAGCTGTACAGTTTGTGGAAAGCGTTTCATCCAGTCGAGTCAGGTTAAGAAGCACTTTCGCAACCTTCATCAACGGACTGTATATCAGAAGTAA
- the LOC107196812 gene encoding zinc finger protein 136 isoform X2 has product MASVTDVGKFESLNFSIHERLTTVAGEIFQLVKETLSEFQEEVYRCRQENIQLKRRLAETSSTEPDVQMKHVDFPVEDQNSSQGLVGAELDTETSAVQVKVEFSTQLQDPEAQQPLCHYSTPTCNPEPSPVAPTELPHAHFPAHVDDSTIHETDGGRNRGRNGSLGVFMNSYVTVKLERCDSQLTGIDQQSYSSLVQNGSGSNHDYKRAVKDEAAAHWVQSSDEPGPALPPPPPQCMVNSMTGEEMSLFHCKACPETFENVEQFKAHMLKHRKEACFHCEFCGNYYSSDSAFQNHLTTHTGKKPYLCRFCYKTFSLKSSLEEHERITPYICTKCCMHFTWPNQARLHVQDEHPDYPDTIIKRSNKHGLLEVAHTGVEETRCQLCGKNYSTRQQLHIHLLNHPRERSYNCRFCKKTFMQKCHMMEHEWIHTNGDKYSCSVCGMSYRWLHSAKVHIQNHHRQKARILRN; this is encoded by the exons ATGGCTTCGGTTACTGATGTTGGGAAATTTGAGTCTTTAAATTTCTCTATTCACGAAAGATTAACTACAGTCGCGGGAGAGATATttcagctagttaaagaaactCTCAGCGAGTTTCAGGAGGAGGTTTATCGCTGCAGGCAGGAGAATATTCAACTGAAGAGAAGACTAGCCGAGACCAGCAGCACTGAGCCAG ATGTTCAGATGAAGCATGTTGACTTTCCTGTTGAGGACCAGAACTCCAGCCAAGGCCTGGTTGGGGCTGAACTGGACACTGAGACGTCAGCAGTACAAGTGAAGGTGGAGTTCAGTACCCAACTTCAGGATCCTGAGGCTCAGCAGCCATTATGCCATTATTCTACACCCACATGCAACCCTGAACCTTCTCCCGTAGCTCCCACAGAGCTACCTCACGCTCATTTCCCAGCTCATGTGGATGACTCTACCATTCATGAGACCGATGGGGGTCGGAATAGAGGTCGTAATGGAAGTCTAGGTGTATTTATGAACTCATACGTTACAGTCAAATTAGAGCGCTGTGACTCCCAATTGACTGGCATTGACCAGCAGTCATACTCCAGTTTGGTCCAAAATGGAAGTGGTTCTAATCACGATTATAAAAGAGCTGTAAAAGACGAAGCTGCTGCTCATTGGGTTCAGTCGTCTGATGAGCCTGGTCCTGCTctaccacccccaccaccacaaTGCATGGTAAACAGCATGACTGGAGAGGAAATGTCACTATTTCACTGTAAGGCTTGTCCTGAGACATTTGAAAACGTTGAGCAGTTCAAGGCACACATGCTAAAGCATCGTAAAGAGGCCTGTTTCCATTGTGAATTTTGCGGGAATTATTACAGTAGCGACTCTGCTTTCCAAAACCACCTCACAACACACACAGGAAAAAAGCCTTATCTCTGCAGGTTCTGCTACAAGACCTTCAGTCTCAAAAGCAGCTTGGAAGAGCATGAGAGGATTACACCCTACATCTGCACCAAATGTTGCATGCATTTCACCTGGCCGAACCAGGCTCGACTCCACGTGCAGGATGAACACCCCGACTACCCTGACACAATCATCAAAAGGTCAAACAAGCATGGCCTGCTGGAGGTGGCTCATACTGGTGTCGAGGAAACTCGCTGCCAGTTGTGCGGAAAGAATTACAGCACCCGACAACAATTACATATTCACCTTCTAAACCACCCCAGAGAGAGGTCATATAACTGCAGGTTCTGCAAAAAGACATTCATGCAGAAATGCCACATGATGGAGCACGAGTGGATCCACACCAATGGAGACAAATATAGCTGCTCGGTATGTGGGATGAGTTATAGGTGGCTACATTCTGCCAAGGTTCATATACAGAATCATCACAGACAAAAAGCAAGGATTCTTCGAAACTAA
- the LOC103029919 gene encoding zinc finger protein 3, whose product MTADKLEFLNSFFSQRLLAAAGEIFQVVKDTITEYQQEINRINQENQSLKIRLRERSGNNEADDQSSQAVPMDVPNYSQEHLDTKPSIINVKVELSTTLHPDAESQDPSQDPSNDPPSSSSCSPYPESVDCTIICKDEAPEIKHEIVENYHHLKGQSTSSQCLISPAETLSQTQAGEPVVYCEFCGKPFDTREQLKQHLVIHRDERPRPYRCDLCDKSYSYAQVLETHRRTHTGERPYDCRFCGRRFNQKCHLKYHEKIHTGEKPHSCSLCGKRFIQKSQMKRHTCNPYETAFRQSGKPPSCK is encoded by the exons ATGACTGCTGATaaactggagtttttaaactcgtTTTTCTCTCAGCGGCTGCTGGCGGCTGCTGGAGAGATATTCCAGGTGGTGAAGGACACGATTACTGAATACCAGCAGGAAATAAACCGGATTAATCAGGAAAACCAGAGTCTGAAGATAAGGCTGAGGGAGAGGAGTGGGAACAATGAAGCAG ATGATCAGTCCAGTCAAGCTGTTCCTATGGATGTACCAAACTATAGCCAAGAACACCTGGACACCAAGCCCTCAATCATAAATGTGAAAGTGGAACTCTCCACCACTTTGCACCCGGATGCTGAATCACAGGATCCATCACAGGACCCGTCAAATGATCCACCGTCATCCTCATCTTGTTCTCCATATCCAGAATCCGTGGACTGTACAATCATCTGCAAGGATGAAGCTCCAGAGATCAAACATGAAATAGTTGAGAATTATCATCATTTAAAAGGTCAAAGCACTTCTTCTCAGTGTTTGATATCCCCGGCTGAAACTCTCTCCCAGACTCAGGCTGGTGAACCGGTGGTTTATTGTGAGTTCTGTGGAAAGCCTTTTGATACTCGTGAGCAGCTTAAGCAGCACCTCGTTATCCATAGGGACGAACGTCCCAGGCCGTATCGCTGCGACCTGTGTGATAAGAGCTACAGCTATGCCCAAGTGCTGGAAACACACCGTAGAACTCACACCGGAGAGAGACCATACGACTGTCGGTTCTGTGGGAGACGCTTCAATCAGAAATGTCACCTGAAGTACCACGAGAAAATTCATACCGGTGAAAAGCCGCACAGCTGTTCGCTTTGTGGAAAACGATTCATTCAGAAAAGTCAAATGAAAAGGCACACCTGTAACCCTTATGAAACTGCGTTCAGGCAGTCAGGCAAGCCACCAAGCTGCAAATGA
- the LOC107196812 gene encoding zinc finger protein 572 isoform X3: protein MASVTDVGKFESLNFSIHERLTTVAGEIFQLVKETLSEFQEEVYRCRQENIQLKRRLAETSSTEPDVQLKHVDILVEDQNSSQGLVGAELDSETSAVQVKVEFSTQQAQQPLCHYSTPACNPEPSPVAPTELPHADFPAHVDDSTLHKSDGGHDGGHDEGVDVHMNSYVKVKLERCDSQLTGIDQQSYSSLVQNGSGSNHDYKRAVKDEAAAHWVQSSDEPGHALPPPPPQRMINSMTGEKMSLFHCKYCPETFEHTEQFKAHMQKHRKEAGFRCEFCGKCYSSNSAFQNHVRMHTGDKPYLCRFCNMTFSLKSSLEEHEKIRPYSCTKCGKHFIWLNQARLHVQNEHPENPDTIIKRSTKHGVLKVAHSGVGVNYCQLCGKNYSTRQVLRIHLRTHTGEKPYNCRFCNKRFTQKCHMIQHERIHTGENKYSCSVCGMSYRWLRSAKVHIQNHHSQGAEILRN, encoded by the exons ATGGCTTCGGTTACTGATGTTGGGAAATTTGAGTCTTTAAATTTCTCTATTCACGAAAGATTAACTACAGTCGCGGGAGAGATATttcagctagttaaagaaactCTCAGCGAGTTTCAGGAGGAGGTTTATCGCTGCAGGCAGGAGAATATTCAACTGAAGAGAAGACTAGCCGAGACCAGCAGCACTGAGCCAG ATGTtcagctgaagcatgttgacatTCTTGTTGAGGACCAGAACTCTAGCCAAGGCCTGGTTGGGGCTGAACTGGACTCTGAGACGTCAGCAGTACAAGTGAAGGTGGAGTTCAGTACCCAACAGGCTCAGCAGCCATTATGCCATTATTCTACACCTGCATGCAACCCTGAACCTTCTCCCGTAGCTCCCACAGAGCTACCTCACGCTGATTTCCCAGCTCATGTGGATGACTCTACCCTTCATAAGAGTGATGGTGGTCATGATGGAGGTCATGATGAAGGTGTTGATGTACATATGAACTCATACGTTAAAGTCAAATTAGAGCGCTGTGACTCCCAGTTGACTGGCATTGACCAGCAGTCATACTCCAGTTTGGTTCAAAATGGAAGTGGTTCTAATCACGATTATAAAAGAGCTGTAAAAGACGAAGCTGCTGCTCATTGGGTTCAATCTTCTGATGAGCCTGGTCATGCtttgccaccaccaccaccacaacgcATGATAAACAGCATGACTGGAGAGAAAATGTCACTATTCCACTGTAAGTATTGTCCTGAGACATTTGAACACACTGAGCAGTTCAAGGCACACATGCAAAAGCATCGTAAAGAGGCCGGTTTCCGTTGCGAATTTTGTGGGAAGTGTTACAGTAGCAACTCCGCCTTCCAAAACCACGTCAGAATGCACACAGGAGACAAGCCATATCTCTGCAGGTTCTGCAACATGACCTTCAGTCTCAAAAGTAGCTTGGAAGAGCATGAGAAGATCAGACCCTACAGCTGCACCAAATGTGGCAAGCATTTCATCTGGCTTAACCAGGCCCGACTCCATGTGCAGAACGAACACCCTGAGAACCCTGACACCATCATCAAAAGATCAACCAAGCATGGCGTACTGAAGGTGGCTCATAGTGGCGTTGGGGTAAATTACTGCCAGTTGTGCGGAAAGAATTACAGCACCCGACAAGTATTACGTATTCACCTTCGAACCCACACCGGAGAGAAGCCGTATAACTGCAGGTTCTGCAACAAGAGGTTCACGCAGAAATGCCACATGATTCAGCACGAGCGGATCCACACCGGCGAGAACAAGTACAGCTGCTCGGTATGTGGGATGAGTTATAGGTGGCTGCGCTCTGCCAAAGTACATATACAGAATCATCACAGCCAGGGAGCAGAGATTCTTCGAAACTAA